The Corallococcus exiguus genome includes a window with the following:
- a CDS encoding GNAT family N-acetyltransferase, whose amino-acid sequence MSTELTLRPIEARDDTAVAAVIRAVMPEFGADGPGFAIHDPEVDAMTAAYSRPRHVYFVVEHGGQVVGGAGIAPLDGGAPDVCELRKMYFLPKARGHGVGERLLRHCLDFARSAGFRQCYLETLAGMDQAQKLYRKVGFEPLSAPMGRTGHFGCDRWYAMNLTPPA is encoded by the coding sequence ATGAGCACGGAACTGACGTTGAGGCCCATCGAGGCCCGGGACGACACGGCAGTGGCGGCGGTCATCCGAGCGGTGATGCCGGAGTTCGGAGCGGACGGCCCGGGGTTCGCGATCCACGACCCGGAAGTGGACGCGATGACCGCGGCCTACAGCCGTCCCCGGCACGTGTATTTCGTGGTGGAGCATGGGGGCCAGGTGGTGGGAGGCGCGGGCATCGCGCCGCTGGACGGAGGAGCGCCGGACGTCTGCGAGCTGCGCAAGATGTACTTCCTGCCCAAGGCCCGGGGCCACGGCGTGGGCGAGCGCTTGTTGAGACACTGTCTGGACTTCGCGAGAAGCGCCGGCTTCCGGCAGTGCTACCTGGAGACGCTGGCGGGAATGGATCAAGCCCAGAAGCTCTACCGCAAGGTCGGCTTCGAACCGCTGAGCGCCCCCATGGGCCGCACCGGCCACTTCGGCTGCGACCGTTGGTACGCGATGAACCTCACCCCTCCAGCCTGA
- a CDS encoding endonuclease III domain-containing protein, whose product MAVKKQSRSTTTGPRRAPRAQSARTAHAAPSDTDKLPFDIEEVLRRVRHEVRSFADAAMFELAAKGHGSLFEQLIACILSIRTLDEVSLPASLRLLGRAHTPEALSRLTPAEIDALIRPVTFHEGKAHQVHAIAVRTRDEFHGELPAEPDVLQSFKGVGPKCAHLALGIACGHEVISVDIHVHRVTNRWGYVKASTPERTLAALEAVLPRPYWVELNRLLVPFGKHVCTGSRPKCSTCPVLPYCRQEGVTSHR is encoded by the coding sequence ATGGCGGTCAAGAAGCAGTCCCGGTCCACGACGACAGGTCCACGGCGTGCCCCGCGTGCACAGAGCGCCCGCACCGCGCACGCCGCTCCGTCAGACACGGACAAGCTCCCGTTCGACATCGAAGAGGTCCTCCGCCGCGTGCGTCACGAAGTCCGCTCCTTCGCGGACGCCGCCATGTTCGAGCTCGCCGCGAAAGGCCACGGCTCCCTCTTCGAACAGCTCATCGCGTGCATCCTCTCCATCCGCACGCTCGATGAAGTCAGTCTCCCCGCATCCCTCCGCCTCCTCGGCCGCGCGCACACGCCCGAAGCCCTTTCACGCCTCACCCCAGCGGAAATCGACGCCCTCATCCGCCCCGTCACCTTCCACGAAGGCAAGGCCCATCAGGTCCACGCCATCGCCGTGCGCACGCGTGACGAGTTCCATGGTGAACTCCCCGCGGAGCCGGATGTGCTCCAGTCCTTCAAGGGCGTGGGCCCCAAGTGCGCGCACCTGGCGCTCGGCATCGCTTGCGGCCACGAAGTCATCAGCGTGGACATCCATGTCCACCGCGTCACCAACCGCTGGGGCTACGTGAAGGCCTCCACTCCGGAGCGCACCCTCGCCGCGCTCGAAGCCGTGCTCCCTCGCCCCTACTGGGTGGAGCTCAACCGGCTCCTCGTCCCCTTCGGCAAACACGTGTGCACCGGCTCCCGCCCGAAGTGCTCCACCTGCCCCGTGCTCCCCTACTGCCGGCAGGAGGGCGTCACCTCCCACCGCTGA
- the blaCOR gene encoding COR family subclass B1 metallo-beta-lactamase, with the protein MNPLRCGPLLLLLTACASTPSVPPPHSQEEFVLAKDVRVRRMAPGVWMHVTEASGDWAGVTANGLLVEDGDASILVDTGWTPEHAQALLTWARDTLHHPVRAAVVTHFHLDRTGGIPTLDAQGIPVHAREDTALRAGKQGNPVPSRRLADAQDFGPLSVFFPGAGHSPDNLVVMHPASGILYGGCFIKDAHAKSLGNLEDADVAAWPSSLQREREHFPNARIIIPGHEQPGGPELLDHTEALLKR; encoded by the coding sequence ATGAATCCACTGCGCTGCGGCCCTCTCCTGCTCCTCCTCACGGCCTGTGCCTCCACGCCCTCCGTGCCTCCTCCCCATTCCCAGGAGGAGTTCGTGCTCGCGAAGGACGTGCGTGTGCGGCGCATGGCGCCTGGCGTGTGGATGCATGTCACGGAAGCGAGCGGGGACTGGGCGGGTGTGACCGCGAACGGGCTCCTCGTGGAGGATGGTGACGCGTCCATCCTCGTCGACACCGGCTGGACGCCGGAGCACGCACAAGCGCTGCTCACCTGGGCCCGCGACACGCTCCACCATCCGGTGCGCGCCGCGGTGGTGACGCACTTCCACCTCGACCGGACTGGCGGCATCCCCACGCTCGACGCGCAGGGCATCCCCGTCCACGCTCGCGAGGACACCGCGCTCCGTGCGGGCAAGCAAGGCAACCCCGTTCCCTCGCGGCGGCTGGCGGATGCGCAGGACTTCGGACCGCTGTCGGTGTTCTTCCCCGGCGCGGGCCACTCGCCCGACAACCTCGTCGTCATGCACCCAGCGTCAGGCATCCTCTATGGCGGCTGCTTCATCAAGGACGCCCACGCCAAGAGCCTGGGCAACCTGGAGGACGCGGACGTCGCCGCGTGGCCGTCGAGTCTCCAGCGCGAGCGTGAGCACTTCCCCAACGCTCGCATCATCATCCCCGGCCATGAGCAGCCCGGCGGACCGGAGCTGCTCGACCACACCGAAGCCCTGCTGAAGCGCTGA
- a CDS encoding protein kinase domain-containing protein, whose protein sequence is MLAPDALVLDGRFRVLKPLGSGGMGEVYLGEQVSLGRKVAIKVLHHDLHAQAGMAERFKREARLLSAVEHPAVVRIVDFGQSGDAACLVMEFVEGQSLYDALQGGPLLAPRALALLQQLAEGLAAIHDKGIIHRDLKPENVLISPSARGEQARLLDFGIARLVEPEAGSALSQVGVVLGTPEYLSPEQAVGAKVDTRSDLYSFGVLAYRVLSGRLPFDGPSPRHFLSQHASHAPLQLDRAAPQLSRYVGLLSLVMRLLDKDPAKRPQTANELAEALGLAHAALMAFTPSQGTPIVHANATPSAGTAAFGLNPAAPPGPGSGTSAFGVNPAPAGPGSGTSAFGVAQAAPPVTAPPVQTAPRTGTAAFGMTGRLTGPLGAVTGGAVVTKAQNVTVMLTDIQGFTDRMSRQTHEENARMLDTHDRLLTPLVREHDGKLVQKRGDALVAIFRAPSASIRCGMAMQQALWRYNQTVPQEHQLHVRVCLHAGEVLVTNDSVLGEPMEVVKAVEHVAAADEVTFTEAVNMVRNRAEAAAEPCGTIPLPGRDEKVQLYRVTRATEGSPFGAALGIPDSGAKVSPLAGLVSKAREGAALLRQRPLVQAGVAGALVLVLAGAAWTVHANDPLVQARGLLKDGKPKEALQRLDAPGVPKDAATARLRALAKHAVGAHNEEHALILGLDKAGREAPEMQLLDGLAEDFGDNEKDLSARRALEALPATTVRSHLESLAKGTPSTKQWGALRYLDSKDNSGLDLVGLYSTSLESSDCGVRTKAALRLASLGNAAALPALTRAAGNPPGGKACNPQTFNRAIEDLKKKSAP, encoded by the coding sequence GTGCTGGCCCCCGACGCACTGGTCCTCGACGGTCGATTCCGGGTTCTCAAGCCCCTGGGCTCCGGGGGCATGGGTGAGGTGTACCTGGGTGAGCAGGTCTCCCTGGGCCGCAAGGTCGCCATCAAGGTCCTGCACCACGATCTGCACGCCCAGGCCGGCATGGCCGAGCGCTTCAAACGCGAAGCGCGCCTGCTCTCCGCCGTGGAGCACCCGGCGGTGGTGCGCATCGTGGACTTCGGCCAGTCCGGCGACGCCGCGTGCCTCGTCATGGAGTTCGTGGAGGGGCAGAGCCTCTACGACGCGCTCCAGGGCGGCCCGCTGCTCGCCCCCCGCGCGCTGGCGCTGCTCCAGCAGCTGGCGGAAGGGCTGGCCGCCATCCACGACAAGGGCATCATCCACCGCGACCTGAAGCCGGAGAACGTCCTCATCTCCCCGTCCGCGCGTGGGGAACAGGCGCGGCTGCTGGACTTCGGCATCGCTCGGCTGGTGGAGCCGGAGGCGGGCAGCGCGCTCAGCCAGGTGGGCGTGGTGCTGGGCACGCCGGAGTACCTGTCTCCGGAGCAGGCCGTGGGCGCGAAGGTGGACACGCGCAGCGACCTGTACTCCTTCGGGGTGCTGGCCTACCGCGTGCTGTCCGGGCGGCTGCCGTTCGACGGACCTTCACCGCGCCACTTCCTGTCGCAGCACGCCTCGCACGCACCGCTGCAGCTGGATCGCGCGGCGCCGCAGCTGTCGCGCTACGTGGGGCTGCTGTCGCTGGTGATGCGGCTGTTGGACAAGGACCCGGCGAAGCGCCCGCAGACGGCGAACGAGCTGGCGGAAGCGCTGGGCCTGGCGCACGCGGCGCTGATGGCGTTCACCCCCAGCCAGGGCACGCCCATCGTCCACGCGAACGCGACACCCTCCGCCGGCACGGCCGCCTTCGGACTGAACCCGGCGGCACCGCCCGGCCCGGGCTCCGGCACGTCGGCGTTCGGCGTGAATCCCGCACCCGCGGGCCCGGGCTCCGGCACGTCGGCGTTCGGCGTGGCGCAGGCTGCGCCTCCGGTCACGGCGCCCCCGGTGCAGACCGCGCCGCGCACGGGCACGGCGGCGTTCGGCATGACGGGCCGGCTGACGGGCCCGCTGGGAGCGGTGACGGGCGGCGCGGTGGTGACGAAGGCGCAGAACGTGACGGTGATGCTCACCGACATCCAGGGCTTCACCGACCGGATGAGCCGGCAGACGCACGAGGAGAACGCGCGGATGCTGGACACGCACGACCGGCTGCTGACGCCGCTGGTGCGCGAGCACGACGGAAAGCTGGTGCAGAAGCGCGGAGACGCACTGGTCGCGATCTTCCGGGCCCCCAGCGCCTCCATCCGCTGCGGCATGGCGATGCAGCAGGCGCTGTGGCGCTACAACCAGACGGTGCCGCAAGAGCACCAGCTCCACGTCCGCGTGTGCCTGCACGCGGGCGAGGTGCTGGTGACGAACGACTCGGTGCTCGGCGAGCCGATGGAGGTCGTGAAGGCGGTGGAGCACGTGGCCGCCGCGGACGAGGTGACCTTCACCGAAGCCGTGAACATGGTGCGAAACCGCGCCGAGGCCGCCGCCGAGCCCTGCGGCACCATTCCCCTGCCCGGACGCGATGAGAAGGTGCAGCTGTACCGGGTGACGCGCGCGACGGAGGGCTCACCGTTCGGCGCGGCGCTGGGCATCCCCGACTCCGGGGCGAAAGTGTCACCACTGGCTGGGCTAGTCTCGAAGGCACGCGAGGGTGCGGCCCTCTTGCGGCAACGTCCGCTCGTGCAAGCTGGCGTCGCGGGAGCGCTGGTGCTGGTCCTGGCGGGTGCGGCCTGGACGGTGCACGCGAATGATCCGCTGGTGCAGGCGCGTGGGTTGCTGAAGGACGGCAAGCCCAAGGAAGCACTCCAGCGTCTGGACGCGCCAGGCGTGCCAAAGGACGCGGCGACGGCGCGGCTGCGCGCGTTGGCGAAGCACGCGGTGGGCGCGCACAACGAGGAGCACGCCCTCATCCTGGGCCTGGACAAGGCAGGCCGGGAGGCTCCGGAGATGCAGCTCCTGGACGGACTGGCCGAGGACTTCGGGGACAACGAGAAGGACCTCTCCGCGCGCAGGGCCCTGGAGGCATTGCCCGCCACGACGGTGCGTTCCCATCTCGAGTCCCTGGCCAAAGGGACTCCCTCGACGAAGCAGTGGGGAGCGCTGCGCTATCTGGACTCGAAGGACAACTCGGGCCTGGACCTGGTGGGGCTCTACTCCACGTCGTTGGAGTCCAGCGACTGCGGCGTGCGCACGAAAGCAGCGTTGCGACTGGCGAGCCTGGGCAACGCGGCCGCCCTGCCCGCCCTCACGCGCGCGGCGGGAAACCCTCCCGGCGGCAAGGCCTGCAACCCGCAGACGTTCAATCGGGCCATTGAAGACCTGAAGAAGAAGTCCGCGCCCTGA
- a CDS encoding CHAP domain-containing protein encodes MRPFSPPEDLLLLRRSSLVILMSLGCLVGCAHVPDAAPRMAVEPPVSAVTRSPVVEAPRGTAVGAEGALGVKAEAPPPLAFVTPEGSAGLAALLEADPHPVPEEAGVIAAALEAAALFTGPTQGPGGFWDELLPPPSKLARGIVARAAQLVGARRLDRSVPNDCSGLVRLAYLQAGIDLVAHGFLAGENAVTGIFRRAQAAGAVHRLNPRPGDLAFFKETYDRNRDGKRNDGMTHIAVVESVAPDGTVTFIHRGGKGVARSHMNLARPTVHKLNSGALLNDFIRPASKGMRAYLAGELFVAFASPGGL; translated from the coding sequence ATGCGCCCGTTTTCACCCCCGGAGGACTTGTTGCTGCTGCGCCGTTCGTCGCTCGTCATCCTGATGTCGCTGGGCTGCCTGGTGGGTTGTGCGCACGTCCCGGACGCCGCGCCTCGCATGGCGGTGGAACCTCCGGTCTCGGCCGTCACTCGCTCCCCCGTAGTTGAAGCGCCAAGGGGTACAGCGGTGGGCGCGGAGGGCGCACTTGGCGTGAAGGCCGAAGCGCCTCCGCCGCTGGCCTTCGTGACGCCGGAGGGCAGCGCGGGACTGGCTGCGCTGCTGGAGGCGGATCCGCACCCGGTGCCGGAGGAGGCGGGCGTCATCGCGGCGGCGCTGGAGGCCGCGGCGCTCTTCACCGGTCCCACGCAGGGGCCGGGCGGATTCTGGGACGAGCTGCTGCCTCCGCCGTCGAAGCTGGCGCGCGGCATCGTGGCGCGCGCGGCGCAGCTGGTGGGCGCGCGGCGGTTGGACCGCTCGGTGCCCAATGATTGTTCGGGGCTGGTGCGGCTGGCGTACCTGCAGGCCGGCATCGACCTGGTGGCGCACGGCTTCCTCGCGGGCGAGAACGCGGTGACGGGCATCTTCCGTCGCGCGCAGGCGGCGGGCGCGGTGCACCGGCTGAACCCGCGTCCGGGCGACCTGGCGTTCTTCAAGGAGACGTACGACCGCAACCGCGACGGCAAGCGCAACGACGGCATGACGCACATCGCGGTCGTGGAGAGCGTGGCGCCGGACGGCACCGTGACGTTCATCCACCGCGGGGGCAAGGGCGTGGCGCGCAGCCACATGAACCTGGCGCGCCCCACGGTGCACAAGCTGAACTCCGGTGCGCTGCTTAACGACTTCATCCGACCGGCGAGCAAGGGGATGCGCGCGTACCTCGCGGGGGAGCTGTTCGTCGCGTTCGCTTCACCTGGAGGTTTGTAG